TCGAGGGAGAAGTTTACGTGCATTTTTATGGAGTAAATAAATGATTGAGCACCTATGAAGTATAGTAAGATCGCCACTTCATAGGTGCTCTTTTCTTTTTATCCCGCCATTTTCGGGCAGCCCGATTGGTGAGGGCTCATAATCAGTGAGGGATGAAGCCCCCCACTGATTAAAGTTTCACTTTATGTAACAAGCCATTTTCACGAAAAAGAAAGAAAAGATAAGAAAATAGATGATAAAATAATTATATTCAGTAATGTAAGCGGTTATATGGCAAGAAATCTTATTATTTTCAGTAATTTTATTCTTTACAAGTCAAAAATAGAGGAGTATATTTACTCTCATAAATTATTTATAAAAATTTCCAAAAATAACCTTATATCGCTGAGTCCAATGATTTGGAGCGGGGGAACCAATTTTGTGCATTGTCACTTGGGGTGAATCTTTCATGATGAAAGTAGGGCTACTCTTTAGGCCCGAATCCGACAGCTAACTTCGTAAGCGTTTGGAGAGGAGGTTTACTTTTGTGTTGTTCATTTTTGAACACTGAGTAGAGCCTCAGTGTTCTTTTTTTAGTGGTTCGATGGTAAAAAAATACATTTTGTGAGGGATAAACATGTTAGATATTCTGATGATTGGATTTTGTATTCTACTCGTATTCTCCATGATTGGTCTAGCAAAATGGTCGGATAAAGTTGTGAAAGAAGGGAAATCGAAATGACGATTATACTTTCGACCGTAGTACTCTTTCTTACAGGCTACTTAGTTTACGCGTTATTAAATCCAGAAAAGTTCTAAACTAGGAGGAAGAAGCAATGGTAACATGGGTCGCAGCTATCGTAACGATAGTATTGTTTATATTACTTGCAAAGCCAATGGGAACATATGTAGAAAAGGCGTTTCAAGGGAGTAGAACGTTAGAGAAAGTGTTTGGTCCGATAGAGAGTATCATTTTTAAAGTAGGTGGCATTCAGAAAAAGAATCAAACTTGGATCCAATACGTATTTGCGATGTTATTTACGAATGCTTGTATGATTTTGTTTGTA
The window above is part of the Bacillus cytotoxicus NVH 391-98 genome. Proteins encoded here:
- the kdpF gene encoding K(+)-transporting ATPase subunit F encodes the protein MTIILSTVVLFLTGYLVYALLNPEKF